In Micromonospora sp. LH3U1, one genomic interval encodes:
- a CDS encoding FAD-dependent oxidoreductase, translating into MTARRDEIAIIGAGLAGCLAACFLARRGYPVALYERRSDPRSGSAERGRSINLALSERGLDALRRIGLAEQVMTDALPMRGRMIHPVEGEQQFQSYSAAGDRAINSISRGALNNALLDEAAALPGVRIVFDHRLVGLDPTDGTLSFETPQGPVAAKASVVLGADGAGSAVRGQLLAYGLLNESVDFLDYGYKELTIPPLGGDFALDPDALHIWPRGTSMMIALPNPDRSFTCTLFWPNDGAGSFASLSSPAEIERHFAEHYPDVVPLAPNLVDDYQHNPVGVLGTVRCTPWQVFGKVGLLGDAAHAIVPFYGQGANCAFEDVVELDRCLDECADDWLAALPLFQRRRQENAEAIATMALTNFVEMRDKVASPVFQLGRRVEHALERALPGRYVSQYELVSFSTTPYAEVRRRVRRQHSVLGAVVGGAALLLVGAVGAALSRGRRA; encoded by the coding sequence ATGACCGCGCGCCGCGACGAGATCGCGATCATCGGTGCGGGGCTGGCCGGCTGTCTGGCCGCCTGCTTCCTGGCCCGGCGTGGCTACCCGGTGGCCCTCTACGAGCGCCGGTCCGACCCGCGTTCGGGCTCGGCGGAGCGAGGTCGTTCCATCAACCTGGCGCTCTCCGAGCGTGGGCTGGACGCGTTGCGTCGGATCGGGCTGGCCGAGCAGGTGATGACCGACGCGCTGCCGATGCGCGGCCGGATGATCCACCCGGTCGAGGGGGAGCAGCAGTTCCAGTCGTACAGCGCCGCCGGTGACCGGGCGATCAACTCGATCAGTCGGGGTGCGCTGAACAACGCGCTGCTGGACGAGGCCGCCGCGCTGCCCGGGGTGCGGATCGTCTTCGACCACCGGTTGGTCGGGCTCGATCCGACCGACGGCACCCTGAGCTTCGAAACCCCGCAGGGCCCGGTCGCCGCCAAGGCGTCGGTCGTGCTGGGTGCCGACGGCGCCGGCTCCGCGGTGCGCGGGCAGCTGCTCGCGTACGGGTTGCTGAACGAGAGCGTGGACTTCCTCGACTACGGCTACAAGGAGCTGACGATCCCCCCGCTGGGTGGGGACTTCGCCCTGGACCCGGACGCGCTGCACATCTGGCCGCGCGGCACCTCGATGATGATCGCGCTGCCGAACCCGGACCGCTCCTTCACCTGCACGCTGTTCTGGCCCAACGATGGTGCTGGCAGCTTCGCCTCACTCAGCAGCCCGGCGGAGATCGAACGGCACTTCGCGGAGCACTACCCGGACGTCGTTCCGCTGGCCCCGAACCTGGTCGACGACTACCAGCACAACCCGGTGGGCGTGCTCGGCACGGTCCGCTGCACCCCCTGGCAGGTCTTTGGGAAGGTCGGCCTGCTCGGCGACGCGGCGCACGCGATCGTGCCCTTCTACGGCCAGGGCGCGAACTGCGCCTTCGAGGACGTGGTCGAGCTGGACCGCTGCCTGGACGAGTGCGCCGACGACTGGTTGGCGGCGCTGCCGCTGTTCCAGCGCCGCCGGCAGGAGAACGCCGAGGCCATCGCGACGATGGCGCTGACCAATTTCGTGGAGATGCGGGACAAGGTCGCCTCCCCGGTCTTCCAGCTCGGGCGGCGGGTGGAGCACGCACTGGAACGGGCACTGCCCGGCCGGTACGTTTCCCAGTACGAGCTGGTGTCCTTCTCCACCACGCCGTACGCGGAGGTTCGCCGCCGGGTGCGCCGACAGCACTCGGTGCTCGGCGCGGTCGTCGGCGGGGCCGCGTTGTTGCTGGTCGGAGCGGTCGGCGCTGCACTGAGCCGAGGGAGGCGCGCATGA
- the kynU gene encoding kynureninase: protein MVGPHGDVTGERDTPVNTPEHEAHRLDEADPGHRHLFHVPPADGGDHPESAYLAGNSLGLQPRATRDELLADLDAWGRLGVEGHLDAERAWLPYHELLTAPAARLVGGRPAETVVMNSLTVNLHLLMVSFYRPAGARTRIVIEDSAFPSDSYAVRSQARFHGLDPDDTVVRLRPRVGEDSLRTEDVTDYLAAEGDRVALVLLGGVNYLTGELLDIPTITAAGRAAGAVVGWDLAHAAGNVPLALHDWDVDFAAWCSYKYLNSGPGALAGVFVHERHLGDPDLPRFEGWWSTSTATRFEMTPVSRPPATVEAWQISNPPIFAMGPVRTSLELFDAVGMPALRARSLRLTAWLESLLDEVVTDRPLRVVTPRDPARRGCQLSVRIGSGSAAELTKRLRYEHGVIADAREPDIIRFAPVPLYSTYHDCWRAAAALAATVGQVAR, encoded by the coding sequence GTGGTCGGCCCGCACGGCGATGTGACCGGAGAGCGAGACACCCCTGTGAACACCCCAGAACACGAGGCGCACCGCCTCGACGAAGCCGACCCGGGCCACCGGCACCTGTTCCACGTGCCACCGGCCGACGGCGGTGACCATCCCGAATCGGCGTACCTCGCCGGCAACTCGCTCGGCCTGCAACCCCGGGCCACCCGCGATGAACTCCTCGCCGACCTGGACGCCTGGGGGCGGCTCGGCGTCGAGGGGCACCTCGATGCGGAGCGCGCCTGGCTTCCGTACCACGAGTTGTTGACCGCGCCGGCCGCGCGACTGGTCGGCGGCCGGCCCGCGGAGACCGTGGTGATGAACTCGCTCACGGTCAACCTGCACCTGCTGATGGTGAGTTTCTACCGCCCGGCCGGCGCCCGCACCCGCATCGTCATCGAGGACTCCGCGTTTCCCTCGGACAGTTACGCCGTGCGCAGTCAGGCCCGCTTCCACGGCCTGGACCCGGACGACACCGTGGTCCGGCTGCGCCCGCGCGTCGGCGAGGACTCCCTGCGCACCGAGGACGTGACCGACTACCTGGCCGCCGAGGGCGACCGGGTGGCGCTGGTGCTGCTCGGCGGGGTCAACTACCTCACCGGTGAGCTGCTGGACATCCCGACGATCACGGCAGCCGGCCGGGCGGCCGGCGCGGTGGTCGGTTGGGACCTGGCCCACGCGGCCGGCAACGTGCCGCTGGCCCTGCACGACTGGGACGTCGACTTCGCCGCCTGGTGCTCCTACAAGTACCTGAACTCCGGCCCGGGTGCCCTGGCGGGCGTCTTCGTGCATGAGCGACACCTCGGCGACCCGGACCTGCCCCGCTTCGAGGGTTGGTGGAGCACCTCGACGGCCACCCGCTTCGAGATGACCCCGGTGTCCCGGCCGCCGGCCACGGTGGAGGCCTGGCAGATCTCCAACCCGCCGATCTTCGCGATGGGCCCGGTGCGCACCTCGTTGGAGCTGTTCGACGCGGTCGGCATGCCGGCGTTGCGCGCACGCAGCCTGCGACTCACCGCCTGGCTGGAGTCGCTGCTGGACGAGGTCGTCACGGACCGGCCGCTGCGCGTGGTCACCCCGCGCGACCCGGCCCGCCGGGGTTGCCAACTCTCGGTGCGCATCGGCTCCGGCAGCGCCGCCGAGCTGACCAAACGCCTGCGGTACGAACACGGCGTCATCGCCGACGCCCGTGAGCCGGACATCATCCGGTTCGCACCGGTGCCGCTCTACTCCACGTATCACGACTGTTGGCGGGCCGCCGCAGCGCTCGCGGCGACGGTTGGGCAGGTGGCCCGATGA